The DNA sequence TCTCCGGTGTGAGTCCTGGTGTGGGTGGTAAGGTGATCGCTACGGCTGAAACTGCGCAAACAGATGCGGCACTGGAAAGGTTTGTGGCCAGTGTGGATGCGGATGTGTCGGTTGAGCTCATCCGATCGGGAGAAGCGCCGGTCGCAGCTCTCCATGGGGCAGGTGAAGGGTTTCTCTTTGGCTGGGCCGTGAGAGGCGGCGGGGCTCTTCCTGGCCCTGGGGGGTTTCGTCGCGCGGGTGGTGTAACTTTGGGCGAAAGAATCTGGCAACAAGGAAGAATACAGGATGGAGTCTATGGTGCTCGGTAAAGCTGGTGATGTGTATAAGGAATCACACTGATTAGATGGCTGTGGAGGTTCGGGGAAGGGTTTCAGGTTAGAGGAGAGGCCCATCGGAGGTGGTGGGAGGTAATTATTGTACAGGGGGCTGGAGTAACTCTGAGAACAGGTATCAGAGAAACATGGTTCCTGTTTGATACCTCCCTCCACTTTAAACTCCATCTCTGGGTTGGGACACATTGGGGGGAATGTGTCTAAGAGTTCCTTAACGTCCATCTGCTGGTCAGGGGGGAAATCGCTTGACATTGGGAAGGTTTCTATCTGGAAACTCGTCTCCAAACAGCCAGATTTGTTAAATGTTCCCCACTCGTAGCAGCTGCTTTCAAATTCATTCTTGACCACGACAGGGAAAGAAGCAGCCTCTGACTTTGGTTCATCCTTCTCCTGGTTTGAAGCTCGGGAGGAGCCGAAGCTCAGCTGGGAAGTGGACGGGTCTTGGCCCTGGCCGCCGGCCTGATCATCAGCATACCTCGGGCACGTCTGATCTGGAGAGTATACAGGGGGGGTAGGTCCGGAGCAGGTGTAGGATTGCCTCTTGACGCCGGGGTCTCCAAAATTGCCATTGCTGCTGTCCATCGGAGCAGGCGATGGATAAGTTCCCCGACTGTTGCCGCTGTGTTGCACTTCTGAAAGTGGCAGTGTGGATATACCCACAATCTCAGTGATCATATTGAGAAGTGTTTCGGTGCTGCACGGCGCTCCCTGAGATGCCTCAACATAGAAACTGCCAGAGTAGGCGAGCGAGGAGGGGGTGTAGGTGTCTTTTGGACACTCGCAGGGGTTAAAAGCAAATTCCGAGTTGGAGGCTTCGGTTTTGAGGGTTGCAGGGGTTCCTTCTGTTGAATTAGCAAGAGAGAAAACTTTGTCATCGCgagtgttttatatttcagaaTTAGTGCAAATTAAAACGAGGAAGAAAAATCagtgttacataaacattcatGCGTATTTTGGCACAGAAATGCCTTGATAAGATCCCTTGATATACACGGCTGCACTGAGAGAGTTATCTATCCCTGTGGTACCATTGctatttaacacatttaaattaCCATGCATGCACATTTTATCGACTGTGCAAAGATGCGAACTCACCGTGGCCAAACTGGGCAGGTACCCCCCGCTCTGCATCGACATACACCTCTTGGTTATCTTTCCGCACGCTGTTTTCCATTCCCAGGGAAGAACTGTTGCAATTCTCAAACTGAGGGTAAAAAGAATCTTTCGCATTCAAATCCATATTGTTCAACATTCTGATGCACTTAGAAGTCCGTCTTTCCCAgtgaaaaaggtaaaaatgtaaaacaaattatGCAGGTGAATGTTTTCTTTCAACTCCCCCTTTTGATggttttcaacaaatgatccaAAGTGGTATGTGTCAAAAGGTGTAAAAAGCAATTAAAGGTATTCCTTTTCGTCTCTGCTCCTCGGTAGGTATTTGCTTGCTGTGGATTTCACATCAGCgacttcccctctctctccttataTACACATTGGCAGCTCCCTCGGCCCTCCTCCCCATTCATCAGCTCCAGTGAGAGGATTCCCCGCTGCGTGTAAACTTCATGCCCATATATGGACAGAGGATGTGACGGAGTCCTCCCTCCCCTAATCCTCCCTCCTCCTGTACTGGAGAGATGGAGTCTGACGTTGCAACAAGTGGCAGCAACTGGTGAACCGTTGTAATGATGGTATTTCTTTCCACAGTAAAGACTTATCATTTCAGTGAA is a window from the Perca fluviatilis chromosome 1, GENO_Pfluv_1.0, whole genome shotgun sequence genome containing:
- the LOC120572938 gene encoding early growth response protein 1-B: MLNNMDLNAKDSFYPQFENCNSSSLGMENSVRKDNQEVYVDAERGVPAQFGHEGTPATLKTEASNSEFAFNPCECPKDTYTPSSLAYSGSFYVEASQGAPCSTETLLNMITEIVGISTLPLSEVQHSGNSRGTYPSPAPMDSSNGNFGDPGVKRQSYTCSGPTPPVYSPDQTCPRYADDQAGGQGQDPSTSQLSFGSSRASNQEKDEPKSEAASFPVVVKNEFESSCYEWGTFNKSGCLETSFQIETFPMSSDFPPDQQMDVKELLDTFPPMCPNPEMEFKVEGGIKQEPCFSDTCSQSYSSPLYNNYLPPPPMGLSSNLKPFPEPPQPSNQCDSLYTSPALPSTIDSILYSSLLPDSFAQSYTTRATKPPRARKSPAASHGPAKEKPFTCPMESCDRRFSRSDELNRHIRIHTGHKPFQCRICLRSFSRSDHLTTHTRTHTGEKPFSCDVCGKRFARSDERKRHGRVHLKQKEKMEIKPQVTTGAWTFTLPEGI